In Oscillatoria acuminata PCC 6304, a single window of DNA contains:
- the clpS gene encoding ATP-dependent Clp protease adapter ClpS: MSVETIEKTSTVRKIAPRYRVLLHNDDFNSMEHVVQTLMQTVPSLTQPQAVSIMMEAHSNGIALVITCALEHAEFYCETLKNHGLTSTIEPDE; this comes from the coding sequence GTGTCAGTAGAAACCATTGAAAAGACTTCAACGGTTCGGAAAATAGCACCGCGTTATCGAGTTTTGCTACATAATGATGACTTTAACTCGATGGAGCACGTGGTGCAAACTTTAATGCAGACCGTTCCGAGTTTGACTCAGCCTCAAGCGGTGAGCATTATGATGGAAGCCCATAGCAATGGAATTGCTTTAGTAATTACCTGCGCCCTTGAACACGCGGAGTTTTACTGCGAAACTCTCAAAAATCACGGGTTGACCAGTACCATCGAACCGGACGAATAG